In Mustela nigripes isolate SB6536 chromosome 12, MUSNIG.SB6536, whole genome shotgun sequence, one DNA window encodes the following:
- the WNT8A gene encoding protein Wnt-8a codes for MEDLFMLRVAVGICYATFSASAWSVNNFLITGPKAYLTYTTSVALGAQSGIEECKFQFAWERWNCPENALQLSTHNRLRSATRETSFIHAISSAGVMYTITKNCSMGDFENCGCDESKNGKTGGHGWIWGGCSDNVEFGERISKLFVDSLEKGKDARALMNLHNNRAGRLAVRAIMKRTCKCHGISGSCSIQTCWLQLADFREMGDYLKAKYDRALKIEMDKRQLRAGNSAEGRWAPAEAFLPSAEAELIFLEESPDYCTRNSSLGISGTEGRECLQNSRNASRWEQRSCGRLCTECGLQVEERRTEAISSCNCKFQWCCTVRCDQCRRVVNRYYCSSSPGHTWSGRKASA; via the exons ATGGAAGACCTGTTTATGCTCAGGGTAGCTGTGGGCATATGCTATGCCACCTTCAGTGCCTCTGCCTG gTCAGTGAACAATTTCCTGATAACAGGTCCCAAG GCCTACCTGACCTACACGACCAGCGTGGCCCTGGGTGCCCAGAGTGGCATTGAGGAGTGTAAGTTCCAATTTGCTTGGGAACGCTGGAACTGCCCAGAAAATGCTCTCCAGCTCTCCACGCACAACAGGCTGAGAAGTG CCACCAGGGAGACTTCTTTCATTCATGCCATCAGCTCTGCAGGAGTCATGTACACCATCACCAAGAACTGTAGCATGGGCGATTTTGAAAACTGTGGCTGCGATGAGTCGAAAAATGGAAAAACGG GAGGTCATGGCTGGATCTGGGGAGGCTGCAGCGACAATGTGGAATTTGGGGAAAGGATCTCCAAACTCTTTGTGGACAGcttggaaaagggaaaggacGCTAGAGCCCTGATGAATCTTCACAACAACAGGGCAGGCAGACTG gcAGTGCGAGCCATCATGAAAAGGACCTGCAAATGTCATGGCATCTCCGGGAGCTGCAGCATCCAGACCTGCTGGCTGCAGCTGGCTGACTTCCGGGAGATGGGGGACTACCTGAAGGCCAAGTATGACCGGGCCCTGAAAATTGAGATGGATAAGCGCCAGCTGAGGGCTGGCAACAGCGCTGAGGGCCGCTGGGCACCTGCTGAGGCCTTCCTTCCCAGTGCAGAGGCAGAGCTGATCTTTCTAGAGGAGTCGCCAGATTACTGCACCCGCAATTCCAGCCTGGGCATCTCTGGCACAGAAGGTCGGGAGTGTCTGCAGAACAGCCGCAACGCATCCCGGTGGGAGCAGCGCAGCTGTGGACGCTTATGTACCGAGTGCGGCCTGCaggtggaagagagaagaactgaGGCCATCAGCAGCTGTAACTGCAAATTCCAGTGGTGCTGTACAGTCAGGTGTGACCAGTGCAGGCGTGTGGTGAATAGGTACTATTGCTCCAGCTCCCCGGGCCACACGTGGTCTGGACGCAAGGCCAGCGCCTGA